One region of Campylobacter concisus genomic DNA includes:
- a CDS encoding DUF3737 family protein has translation MQEKNAEIFTGERAMFGAKSVNFTNCIFKDGESPLKHSSNLKLNECVFAYKYPLWYASDVTLNGGYLEPLARAGMWYSTNLSFKDVVINAPKSFRKSSQISLENVNFSDASETLWGCADVKIKNVFAKGDYFGANSENLEIDGLNLDGNYCFDGCKNVHIANSKLISKDAFWNCENVTAQNCLISGEYLAWNSKNVTLINCTIKSLQALCYVENLIVKDCIFMDTSLAFEYSSVDVSTSGAIKSIKNPKSGVIRAAKIDEIIIDENLVDTKGIKIIITEK, from the coding sequence ATGCAAGAGAAAAATGCAGAAATTTTTACTGGTGAGCGTGCGATGTTTGGGGCAAAAAGTGTAAATTTTACAAACTGCATCTTTAAAGATGGTGAGTCGCCGCTAAAGCACAGCTCAAATTTAAAGCTAAATGAGTGCGTTTTTGCCTACAAATACCCACTTTGGTACGCAAGCGATGTCACGCTAAATGGCGGATACTTGGAGCCTCTAGCAAGGGCTGGTATGTGGTACAGTACAAATTTAAGCTTCAAAGACGTGGTCATCAACGCTCCAAAAAGCTTTAGAAAAAGCTCGCAAATTTCGCTAGAAAATGTAAATTTTTCAGATGCTAGTGAAACACTTTGGGGATGCGCGGATGTGAAGATAAAAAATGTTTTTGCAAAAGGCGATTACTTCGGGGCAAATAGCGAAAATTTAGAGATCGATGGGCTAAATTTAGACGGAAACTACTGCTTTGATGGTTGTAAAAATGTCCATATCGCAAACTCAAAGCTCATTTCAAAAGATGCATTTTGGAACTGCGAAAACGTGACCGCGCAAAATTGTCTCATCTCAGGCGAATATCTGGCTTGGAACTCAAAAAATGTGACGCTCATAAACTGCACGATAAAGAGTCTCCAAGCCCTATGTTACGTGGAAAATTTGATCGTAAAAGATTGCATTTTTATGGATACAAGTCTTGCGTTTGAATATTCAAGTGTCGATGTAAGCACAAGCGGAGCGATAAAAAGCATAAAAAATCCAAAAAGTGGCGTAATAAGGGCAGCAAAGATAGATGAGATCATCATCGATGAAAATTTAGTTGATACTAAAGGCATTAAGATAATTATTACTGAAAAATAA
- a CDS encoding acetyl-CoA carboxylase biotin carboxylase subunit has translation MELKRILIANRGEIALRALRTIKEMGKEAVVVYSTADKDALYVKYADVAICIGKERSSDSYLNIPAIISAAEISEADAIFPGYGFLSENQNFVEICSHHKIKFIGPSVAAMALMSDKSKAKQVMQRAGVPVIPGSDGAVADTKAAKELAKKIGYPVILKAAAGGGGRGMRVVEKEADLEKAFWSAESEAMSAFGDGTMYMEKYILNPRHIEVQVIGDSHGNVLHIGERDCSMQRRHQKLIEESPAILLDEKTRERLHETAIKAAKAIGYEGAGTFEFLVDKNLDFYFIEMNTRLQVEHTVSEMVSGLDIIELMIKVAEGEALPSQESIELKGHAIECRITAEDPNTFTPCPGKITKYVCPGGRNVRMDSHIYQDYSIPPYYDSMIGKLVVWDTDRNRAIHKMKVALDQLIINGIKTTKDFHIAMMENKDFLSNNYDTNYLSRH, from the coding sequence ATGGAATTAAAAAGAATTTTAATCGCAAACCGCGGCGAAATCGCTCTTCGTGCTTTGCGAACGATAAAGGAGATGGGTAAAGAAGCCGTTGTAGTCTATTCAACCGCTGATAAAGACGCACTTTACGTAAAATATGCCGACGTGGCCATTTGCATTGGTAAAGAGCGCTCAAGTGATAGCTACCTAAATATCCCAGCTATCATAAGTGCAGCTGAGATCAGCGAAGCAGACGCTATTTTTCCTGGATATGGCTTTTTAAGTGAAAATCAAAATTTTGTTGAAATTTGCTCACATCACAAGATCAAATTCATTGGACCAAGTGTTGCTGCGATGGCTTTGATGAGCGATAAAAGTAAGGCAAAGCAAGTTATGCAAAGAGCTGGCGTACCAGTAATTCCTGGCTCAGACGGTGCTGTGGCTGATACAAAAGCTGCAAAAGAGCTAGCTAAAAAGATAGGCTATCCAGTCATCTTAAAAGCTGCTGCAGGTGGCGGCGGACGCGGCATGCGCGTGGTTGAAAAAGAGGCTGATTTAGAAAAAGCGTTTTGGTCGGCTGAAAGTGAAGCTATGAGCGCATTTGGCGATGGCACAATGTATATGGAAAAATATATCCTAAACCCACGCCACATCGAAGTTCAAGTAATTGGCGATAGCCATGGCAATGTGCTTCACATCGGCGAGCGTGACTGCTCTATGCAGCGTCGCCACCAAAAGCTGATCGAAGAAAGCCCAGCTATTTTACTTGATGAAAAAACAAGAGAGAGACTTCACGAAACAGCCATAAAAGCGGCAAAAGCGATTGGTTACGAGGGAGCTGGTACGTTTGAGTTTTTGGTTGATAAAAATTTAGACTTTTATTTCATCGAGATGAATACAAGACTTCAAGTTGAGCACACAGTAAGCGAAATGGTAAGCGGACTTGATATTATCGAACTTATGATAAAAGTGGCTGAAGGCGAGGCGCTACCATCACAAGAGAGCATTGAGTTAAAAGGCCATGCTATAGAGTGCAGGATAACAGCCGAAGATCCAAATACATTTACGCCGTGTCCTGGAAAGATCACAAAATATGTCTGCCCAGGTGGCCGCAATGTAAGAATGGATAGTCATATCTATCAAGACTACTCTATACCGCCATATTACGATAGCATGATCGGCAAACTTGTGGTTTGGGATACCGATAGAAATAGGGCGATCCATAAGATGAAAGTAGCTCTTGATCAGCTCATAATAAATGGCATAAAAACAACAAAAGATTTTCACATCGCTATGATGGAAAACAAAGACTTTTTAAGCAATAACTACGATACAAATTATCTTTCAAGACACTAA
- a CDS encoding CsgG/HfaB family protein, which produces MKSVFKFSTILTAAVLFAGCASESSRVVETPKVASYGTVYNGQKISVSIGRFNNQSAYQNGVFADGEDRLGNQAQSILITNLQQSGRFLVLDRSNMKVIKQESELSKEAQNLKGSRYVITGDVTEFGRKTTGDHQLFGILGKGKQQTAYSKVNLNVVDTKTAEVVYSVSGAGEYTLSNREIIGFGGTAGYDSTLNGKVLSLAIIEAVNNLVNGIESGAWQVK; this is translated from the coding sequence ATGAAAAGTGTATTTAAATTTAGTACGATTTTGACGGCAGCAGTACTTTTTGCTGGATGTGCGAGCGAGAGCTCAAGAGTGGTTGAGACCCCAAAAGTAGCAAGCTACGGCACAGTTTACAATGGCCAAAAAATTTCAGTTTCGATAGGTCGATTTAATAATCAATCAGCTTACCAAAATGGTGTATTTGCTGATGGCGAGGATAGGCTTGGTAACCAAGCTCAAAGCATTTTGATCACAAATTTACAGCAAAGTGGCAGATTTTTAGTGCTTGATAGATCAAATATGAAAGTCATAAAACAAGAGAGCGAGCTAAGTAAAGAGGCTCAAAATTTAAAAGGCTCACGATATGTGATAACTGGTGATGTGACAGAGTTTGGTCGTAAGACAACAGGTGATCACCAGCTATTTGGCATACTTGGTAAAGGCAAGCAACAAACTGCCTACTCAAAGGTAAATTTAAACGTTGTTGATACAAAAACCGCAGAAGTTGTCTATTCAGTTAGCGGAGCTGGCGAATACACCCTTTCAAACAGAGAGATCATCGGTTTTGGCGGTACAGCAGGATACGATTCTACGCTAAATGGCAAGGTTTTAAGTCTAGCTATTATTGAAGCGGTAAATAATCTAGTAAATGGTATAGAAAGCGGAGCATGGCAAGTAAAATAG
- the accB gene encoding acetyl-CoA carboxylase biotin carboxyl carrier protein: MKKEDIKELIEFFNDMEMNHIKIKSGDFEVELEKFSDYCAPAKPAAQAPAPAPVNVVVNSEVKPAANSPKDSIKSPMVGTFYAAPSPGAAPFVKVGQRVRKGDVVGIIEAMKIMNEIEAEFDCQITEMLVSDGQPVEFGLPLFGVEKN, from the coding sequence ATGAAAAAAGAAGATATAAAAGAGCTTATCGAATTTTTTAATGATATGGAGATGAATCATATCAAAATAAAAAGTGGTGATTTTGAGGTAGAGCTTGAAAAATTTTCAGATTATTGCGCGCCTGCTAAACCAGCAGCACAAGCGCCAGCTCCAGCACCTGTAAATGTAGTCGTTAATTCAGAGGTAAAACCAGCTGCAAACTCGCCAAAAGATAGCATAAAATCTCCTATGGTAGGTACTTTCTATGCTGCTCCAAGCCCAGGCGCTGCTCCGTTTGTAAAAGTAGGTCAAAGAGTGAGAAAAGGCGATGTAGTAGGTATCATTGAGGCTATGAAGATCATGAATGAGATTGAGGCTGAGTTTGACTGCCAGATCACTGAGATGCTAGTCTCTGACGGACAGCCAGTTGAGTTTGGATTGCCGTTATTTGGTGTGGAGAAAAATTAA
- a CDS encoding DUF799 domain-containing protein → MKNSLKFIAFAFLAVFFTGCSIKEPEPYDYSEFLQKRPHSILVLMPTNDSTEISGPAAVLANTVAPLSEAGYYVFPVALVNDTFKLNGITEPSEIAAVPLNKLDKIFHADSVLYINIKDYGTSYAVISSSTKVILEAKLIDIKSGATLWQGSAIAAEDSSSGQSSLLGMLVSAVISQVANTISDRSYDLAVMADAYLFSRDCHNCILYGPYSPHYGKDAQLHKDR, encoded by the coding sequence ATGAAAAATAGCCTGAAATTTATAGCCTTTGCATTTTTAGCAGTATTTTTTACGGGCTGCTCTATAAAAGAGCCTGAGCCATACGACTACTCAGAATTTTTACAAAAAAGACCTCACTCTATCTTAGTGCTTATGCCAACAAACGATAGCACAGAAATTTCTGGCCCAGCTGCAGTTTTAGCAAATACAGTCGCACCATTAAGTGAGGCGGGATACTACGTATTTCCAGTAGCTCTTGTAAATGATACCTTTAAGCTAAATGGCATAACCGAGCCAAGCGAGATCGCAGCAGTGCCACTAAATAAGCTTGATAAAATTTTTCATGCCGATAGTGTACTTTACATAAACATAAAAGATTATGGTACGAGCTATGCGGTCATCTCAAGCTCAACAAAGGTCATTCTTGAAGCAAAGCTTATCGATATAAAAAGTGGCGCTACTCTTTGGCAAGGCAGTGCCATAGCAGCAGAAGATAGCAGCAGCGGTCAAAGTAGCCTACTTGGCATGTTAGTCTCAGCTGTCATCTCACAGGTGGCAAATACCATCTCAGATAGATCATACGATCTAGCAGTGATGGCAGATGCTTATTTATTTTCAAGAGATTGTCATAACTGTATACTTTATGGACCATATTCGCCGCATTATGGCAAAGATGCACAGCTTCATAAAGATAGATAA
- a CDS encoding DUF4810 domain-containing protein — translation MASKIGLASLGLFVLFLSGCGHSNGPRSLYYWDGSYSSSLYSYLNEEGDTNEQISHLENLVQTSIQKGYKVAPGLYAHLGLLYLNNGNLGAANANFDKEVENFPESREYINFIKGSKNLTPKKVEQKEEANNEK, via the coding sequence ATGGCAAGTAAAATAGGGCTTGCAAGCCTTGGGCTTTTTGTGCTATTTTTATCGGGTTGCGGTCATTCAAACGGCCCAAGATCACTTTATTATTGGGACGGATCATATAGTAGCTCGCTATATAGCTACCTAAATGAAGAGGGCGATACAAACGAGCAAATTTCACACTTAGAAAATTTGGTCCAGACATCTATACAAAAAGGATACAAGGTTGCGCCAGGGCTTTATGCGCACCTTGGACTTTTATACCTAAATAATGGGAATTTAGGCGCTGCAAATGCAAATTTTGACAAAGAAGTAGAGAATTTCCCAGAGTCAAGGGAGTATATAAATTTCATCAAAGGCTCTAAAAATTTGACTCCAAAAAAAGTAGAGCAAAAAGAGGAGGCAAATAATGAAAAATAG
- a CDS encoding MATE family efflux transporter: MVNKTKDQNTKFFSNADLAKLFFPIAVEQFLEYGLGLVNSLMAASVSESAVSAISLVEFVMALFISIFTAIATGGSVVASQYLGNKQSGNAKITANQLVWFSFIFALFIAAVIIVLKDIILDYVFGNIGEQVRHDASHYLVFSAISAPFLAVYAAAAAIFRTMSNAKLPMYIMAAANLLNVLLTAISIYTFHTGILGIAISTLIAKMLACFVIVYLLLDIRLKLHIRKSFIYKFDYEIIKKILNIGVPYGFENSMFYVGRIIVLSLVSLFGTASIAANAVGGTIVMFQVLPGMAIGTGLSVVVSRCIGANDFAQAKFYVRKSMISIYIVQLFSTAVILFLLEPLLLVYNLSSEAINLTRQIVWYHGIAMCLIWPLAYTYPIVFRAAGDAKYPMIVNLVCMFACRVILAYVFALTFDLGMIGTWFAMFADWAVKAVFFTIRYLKGTWMKFKAI, from the coding sequence ATGGTAAACAAAACCAAAGATCAAAATACAAAATTTTTCTCAAATGCCGACCTTGCGAAGCTATTTTTCCCTATTGCGGTTGAGCAGTTTTTAGAGTATGGCCTAGGGCTTGTAAACTCTCTAATGGCGGCAAGTGTTAGTGAAAGCGCTGTAAGTGCGATTAGTCTTGTGGAATTTGTCATGGCACTTTTTATCAGCATTTTTACAGCCATCGCTACTGGCGGCTCAGTGGTTGCTAGCCAGTATCTTGGTAATAAACAAAGTGGCAATGCCAAAATCACAGCAAATCAGCTCGTTTGGTTTAGTTTTATCTTTGCCCTTTTTATCGCAGCGGTCATCATAGTTTTAAAAGATATTATCCTAGATTATGTCTTTGGTAATATTGGAGAGCAAGTAAGGCATGATGCTAGTCACTATCTTGTTTTCTCAGCTATTTCTGCGCCATTTTTGGCTGTCTATGCAGCAGCTGCGGCGATCTTTCGCACAATGTCAAATGCCAAGCTTCCTATGTATATTATGGCGGCTGCAAATTTATTAAACGTACTTCTAACTGCCATTAGTATCTACACATTTCATACTGGTATTTTAGGTATTGCCATCAGTACGCTTATAGCCAAGATGCTTGCTTGCTTTGTTATAGTCTATTTGCTTCTTGATATAAGGCTAAAACTTCACATAAGAAAGAGCTTTATCTATAAATTTGACTACGAGATCATCAAGAAAATTTTAAATATCGGTGTGCCTTATGGCTTTGAAAATTCGATGTTTTATGTGGGTCGCATCATCGTTTTGAGTCTTGTTTCACTCTTTGGCACAGCAAGTATCGCTGCAAATGCCGTGGGCGGGACGATCGTGATGTTTCAAGTACTCCCTGGCATGGCGATAGGCACAGGCCTAAGCGTCGTAGTGTCTAGATGCATCGGCGCAAACGACTTTGCTCAGGCTAAATTTTACGTAAGAAAGTCGATGATAAGTATCTATATTGTCCAGCTTTTTAGCACAGCTGTGATTTTGTTTTTACTTGAGCCATTGCTTCTTGTTTATAATCTCTCAAGCGAAGCCATAAATTTAACAAGACAGATCGTCTGGTATCACGGTATCGCTATGTGTCTTATTTGGCCACTTGCCTACACATATCCGATCGTTTTTCGTGCTGCAGGGGACGCTAAATATCCGATGATTGTAAATTTAGTTTGTATGTTTGCTTGTAGAGTCATATTGGCCTATGTCTTTGCGCTCACATTTGATCTTGGCATGATAGGTACTTGGTTTGCAATGTTTGCTGACTGGGCTGTAAAGGCGGTGTTTTTTACGATTAGATACTTAAAAGGCACATGGATGAAATTTAAAGCTATTTAA
- the dcd gene encoding dCTP deaminase — MGLKSDSWIRKMSVEKNMIVPFAEEQVGRGVVSYGVSSYGYDIRVGDEFKIFTNIGGTVVDPKNFDEKNVVDFKGDVCIVPPNSFALARTIEYFNMPDNVLAICLGKSTYARCGIIVNVTPFEPGFKGHITIEISNTTPLPAKIYANEGIAQVLFIEGDEPCEVTYADKNGKYQAQEGITLPRILK; from the coding sequence ATGGGTTTAAAGTCAGACTCTTGGATAAGAAAAATGTCGGTTGAGAAAAATATGATAGTGCCGTTTGCTGAGGAACAAGTCGGACGCGGCGTCGTTAGTTACGGCGTTTCTAGCTACGGCTACGATATCCGCGTTGGTGATGAGTTTAAAATCTTTACGAACATCGGCGGCACCGTGGTCGATCCGAAAAATTTCGACGAGAAAAACGTGGTCGATTTTAAGGGCGATGTCTGCATCGTGCCGCCAAATTCATTCGCTCTAGCGCGTACGATCGAGTACTTTAACATGCCTGATAACGTGCTAGCGATCTGCCTTGGCAAAAGCACCTACGCTCGCTGCGGTATCATCGTAAACGTAACGCCTTTTGAGCCTGGATTTAAGGGGCATATCACGATAGAGATCTCAAACACGACACCGTTACCTGCGAAGATCTACGCAAACGAGGGCATCGCGCAGGTGCTATTTATCGAGGGCGATGAGCCTTGCGAGGTGACGTATGCTGATAAAAATGGCAAATACCAAGCCCAAGAAGGCATCACGCTGCCTAGAATTTTGAAGTAA
- a CDS encoding DMT family transporter has protein sequence MNTHRLGILLTLVGGILWGFSGGCGQYLFSLGINSDFLVPYRLMLAGIVIVIFYAFKEPSTVFAPIKDIKLLGEFLVYALLGLMMTQYAYFYSIELSNAAVATVIQYTAPALILMVICIKEKRTPRKLEILALFLAMLGVFFLSTHAQISSLVISPKALFWCLVSAICVCVYNLAPARLNAKYSVTLTLGWGMVMGGIVLACYMRVWDFAGLNGINQWLAFIAVITLGTIFAFSFYMIGVKLIGAAKASLLACIEPLSAAFFGYFWLGTKFVFWDFLGFALIISCIFLLSKREKL, from the coding sequence ATGAATACTCATCGTCTTGGGATACTCCTTACTTTAGTTGGCGGTATCCTTTGGGGATTTAGTGGGGGTTGTGGGCAGTATCTATTTTCACTTGGTATAAATTCTGATTTTTTGGTGCCATATAGACTGATGTTAGCTGGCATTGTTATTGTGATTTTTTATGCTTTTAAAGAACCAAGTACCGTTTTTGCTCCGATTAAAGATATAAAGCTCCTTGGCGAGTTTTTAGTCTATGCTCTGCTTGGGCTTATGATGACGCAGTACGCTTATTTTTACTCCATTGAGCTTTCAAATGCCGCAGTTGCGACTGTTATTCAATACACTGCTCCTGCTTTAATTTTAATGGTCATTTGCATAAAAGAAAAACGCACCCCAAGAAAACTTGAAATTTTAGCTCTATTTTTAGCTATGCTTGGCGTATTTTTCCTAAGCACACATGCTCAAATTTCATCTCTTGTAATCTCGCCAAAGGCCTTGTTCTGGTGCTTGGTGAGTGCCATTTGTGTTTGTGTTTATAATCTTGCTCCAGCAAGGCTAAATGCTAAATATTCAGTCACTCTCACGCTTGGCTGGGGCATGGTTATGGGCGGAATAGTGCTTGCTTGCTATATGAGAGTTTGGGATTTTGCTGGGCTTAATGGTATAAATCAATGGCTTGCATTTATTGCTGTTATTACGCTTGGCACCATTTTTGCATTTAGCTTTTATATGATAGGTGTTAAGCTCATAGGCGCAGCAAAAGCTAGTTTATTAGCCTGCATAGAACCACTAAGTGCAGCATTTTTTGGCTACTTTTGGCTTGGGACAAAATTTGTATTTTGGGATTTTTTAGGATTTGCTCTAATAATCTCTTGTATATTTTTACTATCAAAAAGAGAAAAATTATGA